AAGAAAGTTAAAAGAGTTGAAGATTTAAAAGAGATAGATGCATTAATAATTCCCGGTGGAGAGAGTACAACTATTGGAAAATTAATGAAAAAGTATGGATTATTAGAAGAAATAAAAAACTCTAATTTACCAATATTAGGAACATGTGCTGGGATGGTTTTATTATCAAAAGGGACAGGAATTAACCAAATTTTATTAGAATTAATGGACATCACTGTAAAAAGGAATGCTTATGGAAGACAAAAAGATAGTTTTGAAAAAGAAATTGAATTTAAAGATTTAGGAAAAGTTTATGGAGTATTTATAAGGGCCCCAGTAGTTGATAAAATTTTAAGTGACAATGTAGAAATTATTGCAAGAGATGAAGATAAAATAGTTGGAGTTAGACAAGGAAAGTATATGGCTTTATCTTTTCATCCAGAACTCTCAGAAGATGGCTATAAAGTTTATAAATACTTCGTTGAAAAGTGTGTAAAATAATTATTACTTAATCCCCTCCCTCGCTAAAAATTTTTATTTTTTAATTTAGAGGATTTTAATTTATTATTTTTTAATTTTAAGGATTTTTATCAAATTTCGAAGGGTCTTCTATTTTGATTAATTTGAGTATTTGACTTTATTAAATTATTGAGATTTTTAGAAGATTTTATTTAATTGTTTTTATCTTCAATTTTCCACGATAATTAAATTATTATTAAGAATTTTAAGGGATTTTAAGCAAATAAACCAAAATAGAAAAGTATAAATAAAAGTTCGGAGGTATATAAATAACAGGGGTAATTGACCCTCCGAACTATAACCCCTATATAAAGGAGAATAATAAGGTAATTTTAAAATTTTATCTCTTCAAATTGTGCCCTGTCTAAAATCACGCCCCAAAGGGGATAAAAGTTACTTACTCAA
This DNA window, taken from Methanocaldococcus sp., encodes the following:
- the pdxT gene encoding pyridoxal 5'-phosphate synthase glutaminase subunit PdxT, coding for MIIGVLAIQGDVEEHEEAILRAGYKPKKVKRVEDLKEIDALIIPGGESTTIGKLMKKYGLLEEIKNSNLPILGTCAGMVLLSKGTGINQILLELMDITVKRNAYGRQKDSFEKEIEFKDLGKVYGVFIRAPVVDKILSDNVEIIARDEDKIVGVRQGKYMALSFHPELSEDGYKVYKYFVEKCVK